The Miscanthus floridulus cultivar M001 chromosome 17, ASM1932011v1, whole genome shotgun sequence genome has a window encoding:
- the LOC136518220 gene encoding uncharacterized protein, which yields MVHATAISKSPARLHTHRPPQLLRPSLLRPPPPPLQRLPLLLHSKSSSTPFSIQVELLSTSAVYSRMSSAASVPSINPSSSVKRNSGDIGWDYGVLVDPNNLNVIKCKFCDLVVRAGIYRLKQHVGGIRGEVRPCLKAPPKAIDKCKKAVDDSKQAKKTRQEEKQDVTDVVILDDGPDVEDTTINGEGLDDVGDSTQHKLGPMDKFTLPMDSSSLSNTKLVRQQRITEALWKERMHALKRYIARWVYVHGIPFHAINNEEFDQLLEAAGRFGLGGQKPNQHELREKLLYEEVEDTKKLLKLQEQEWAKNGCSIMTDAWTDQKRRSIMNMCVNCCIGTTFLESKEASAESHIGEFIFQYVDSCIEKIGAEKVVQVVTDNASNNMAAKALLSMKRPNIFWSSCATHTLNLMLEGIGKLKRFKTIIDQAKALTIFIYAHHKTLALMRKFTKKRDIIRPGVTRFASSFLTLQSLYEKKNELRTMSQSEEWETIGHVKKTPKGVQATATLVKHNFWAGVALCLRVFEPLVKVLLMVDGDVKPSMAFLYGDILKAKKEIMLGLGNIDKAGTLNLYNNIIEIIDEKMKGRLDSPLHLVAYFLNPYYSYNDSSIFGEEEVMDGFFTAVETFYHGDYDKQNQVLNEDLHKFKYQTGHFAKPAAMASCKDYNFFPSKWWGNYGTQVPTLQKMAIRILSLTSSSSDCERNWSCFDGVHTKKRNMLTCERVEQLVYVRFNNLHSKKKDKAKKNNKVDPLVAANATCAQGWMVDGGDDDNSDVDAVTRLTWQQIVDTCGPEEE from the exons ATGGTACACG CCACTGCAATTTCCAAATCCCCTGCACGGCTGCACACACACCGTCCGCCGCAGCTGCTGCGCCCGTCGCTCcttcggccgccgccgccgccgctccagcGGCTGCCCCTGTTGCTGCATTCCAAGTCTTCCTCCACCCCATTCTCCATCCAGGTCGAGCTCCTCTCTACCTCTGCTGTCTACTCCAG GATGTCTTCAGCTGCATCTGTTCCTTCCATAAACCCCAGCAGTAGCGTCAAGAGGAACTCAGGTGACATTGGGTGGGACTATGGAGTCCTGGTGGACCCTAACAACCTGAATGTGATCAAGTGCAAGTTTTGTGATCTTGTTGTGAGGGCGGGGATATATAGGTTGAAGCAACATGTCGGTGGGATTCGTGGTGAGGTTAGACCTTGCCTCAAGGCACCGCCTAAGGCCATAGACAAGTGCAAGAAAGCTGTTGATGACTCGAAACAAGCTAAGAAGACAAGGCAGGAGGAGAAGCAAGATGTCACGGATGTTGTGATCCTTGATGATGGTCCAGATGTTGAAGATACCACCATCAATGGAGAAGGGCTTGATGATGTTGGAGACTCGACACAACACAAGTTGGGGCCTATGGATAAGTTTACATTGCCTATGGATTCTAGCTCATTGAGCAACACAAAACTGGTGAGGCAACAAAGAATCACTGAAGCATTATGGAAAGAGAGAATGCATGCCTTGAAGAGATATATTGCAAGATGGGTGTATGTGCATG GAATACCTTTCCATGCCATCAACAATGAAGAGTTTGACCAATTGCTAGAAGCTGCTGGACGCTTTGGCCTTGGTGGACAGAAACCAAATCAGCATGAGCTGCGGGAGAAATTATTGTATGAGGAAGTGGAGGACACAAAGAAATTGCTGAAGCTACAAGAGCAAGAATGGGCCAAAAATGGGTGCTCCATTATGACTGATGCATGGACAGATCAGAAGAGGAGAAGCATAATGAATATGTGTGTCAATTGCTGCATTGGTACAACTTTTTTGGAATCAAAGGAGGCCTCAGCTGAGTCCCATATTGGAGAATTCATCTTTCAGTATGTGGATAGTTGTATTGAGAAAATAGGTGCTGAAAAGGTGGTGCAAGTAGTCACAGATAatgcctccaacaacatggcagCGAAAGCCCTATTGTCTATGAAGAGGCCCAATATATTTTGGAGCTCATGTGCAACACATACTCTCAATTTGATGCTTGAAGGCATTGGGAAACTGAAAAGATTCAAGACCATCATTGATCAAGCAAAGGCACTAACCATCTTTATCTATGCACACCATAAAACATTGGCTTTGATGAGGAAATTCACAAAAAAGAGAGACATCATTAGGCCTGGTGTGACCAGATTTGCTTCCTCTTTTCTCACCTTACAAAGCTTGTATGAGAAGAAGAATGAGCTAAGGACAATGTCTCAAAGTGAGGAATGGGAGACAATCGGTCATGTCAAGAAGACCCCAAAAGGTGTGCAGGCCACAGCCACTTTGGTGAAACATAATTTTTGGGCTGGTGTTGCTCTTTGTTTGAGAGTATTTGAGCCATTGGTCAAAGTACTTCTCATGGTTGATGGGGATGTGAAGCCATCAATGGCTTTTCTTTATGGAGACATTCTTAAGGCTAAGAAAGAGATCATGCTGGGCTTAGGGAATATTGACAAGGCTGGGACTCTCAATCTATACAACAATATCATAGAAATCATTGATGAGAAGATGAAGGGTAGGTTGGATAGTCCTTTGCACTTAGTTGCATACTTCTTGAATCCCTATTATAGCTACAATGATTCTTCCATCTTTGGAGAAGAGGAAGTCATGGATGGGTTCTTTACAGCTGTTGAAACTTTTTATCATGGTGATTATGACAAGCAAAATCAAGTCCTCAATGAAGATCTACACAAGTTCAAATATCAAACCGGCCACTTTGCAAAACCTGCAGCAATGGCTAGCTGTAAGGATTATAATTTCTTCCCAT CCAAGTGGTGGGGAAATTATGGAACACAAGTTCCAACTCTACAAAAGATGGCTATAAGGATTCTCTCTTTGACTTCAAGTTCCTCAGACTGTGAAAGAAATTGGAGTTGCTTTGATGGG GTTCATACCAAGAAGAGAAACATGCTCACTTGTGAGAGAGTTGAGCAACTTGTCTACGTTCGCTTCAATAACCTTCATTCAAAGAAAAAGGATAAGGCAAAAAAGAACAATAAAGTAGATCCTCTAGTAGCAGCAAATGCAACTTGTGCCCAAGGGTGGATGGTTGATGGTGGAGATGATGACAACTCTGATGTTGATGCTGTTACAAGGCTAACATGGCAGCAAATTGTAGATACATGTGGGCCTGAGGAG GAGTAG